ATGTAATGCCCCTATTTCCTTTGGTAAACTGCTTAATTGGTTACCGGGGAGATAAAGTTCTTCCAAATTTACAAGTTGACCTATCTCGGAGGGCAAATGCGTAAGCTGATTGCCTAAAAGATAGAGCTTTTTTAAATGTACCAGATTACCTATCTCTACTGGCAGTTCAGTCAGCTGGGCACCAAGAAGGTTCATCTCTGTTAAGTTCAGTAAAGCCTCTTTGCTTCTTGGCAATCCTTTGAAGTAACCGCCTTTTAGATAGGAATCATGTTCTACCCACTTTAGATCAGGAACAGCATTTTCATCTGCCCATTTCCAAAGTGTGTGAATCCAGAGTTCATCTGTATTATTCATGGCTAAGGAAGGGACTTATGCTTTATGGAATCCAAGTATATGCCCAAAAAGTTTATCTTCTGTGAGTCCCATTTTAGCTGCTGTCATCAAGTTATTATCTTGATAGTATTTTAGCAATGCCTGTGGATCTTGACCGGTCATAGTAGCTTGATAACCCAGTGCAGCAATAACCTCTTGCTCATGTACATCAATACCTTCTCTTTTCGCCAAGGCTTCAACAATAAGCGCTAACTTGATACTTTGTCTTGCCTCTTCACGTACAGATTCTCTAAGCTCTTTGAATTTTTCCTTATCTTCTACATATTCTTTATGTTGCTCTTCGGTAAATCCTCTTGACTTTTCACGGACCTTCGCATCGATCTCTGTCTCTACAACATTGTTTGGCAAGGTAAAGTCAAATTTTGCGAGTAACGCTTCTACGATTTTCGGCTTAAGATCACGCATATAGATCTGTGAAAGCTCTTCAGCTGTGACTTGTTCTCCGAACTGTTTCTTCAGTGTCTCAACCGTTGCTGTATTATTGTTCAATACCTTTTGTGCAAAAGCGTCATCGATGGTCACCGGCTTTTGTTCTTGAATTTCATGCAATTTTACAACAAATTTGGCTTCTTTCCCCGCTAGATCATCAGCGGAATAATCTTTTGGGAAAGTGACGATAACATCTTTTTCTTCCCCATACTCCATGCCTACAAGCTGTTCCTCAAATCCTGGAATAAATTTGTTGGAACCTACTTTAATATTGAACTTCTCAGCACTACCGCCTTCAAAAGGTTTATCATCTATATACCCTGTAAAATCGATCACAGCGACATCACCAACTTCGATCGGCTTTGGTGTTTCAAGTTTGGTAAATGGCGCTTGTTGTTGAGCGAACTCTGCAAGTTTTGCTTCTACCGCTTCGGGGCTTGCAGTAGGTTTTGTGTAAGATGGCGCGATCTCATCGAAATCAATGTCATCAACATTGATCTCAGGGCTTACAGCAACTTCTACTTCAAAGTAAATACTATCTTCTTGTTGCTCATACTTTTTAAGTCCAGGTTGACCCAAAATGTTTTCAACATCCAAATTACCTTCTTTAATTCCAGCATTAATGAAGTCTTGAAATACTTGACCTGCGGCATTTTGTTCAATATTCTCATCTGTGGACTTTTCATCCTTTGGTGCTTTTTCTGCTTCTTCTTTAAGTTTAGCGACTTTCTCTTCGATCACGCTATTTTGAACTGAACCACTTATAATGTAGTTTATATCATCTACTTTTTCTACTGTAACT
This portion of the Sulfurovum xiamenensis genome encodes:
- a CDS encoding leucine-rich repeat domain-containing protein; the encoded protein is MNNTDELWIHTLWKWADENAVPDLKWVEHDSYLKGGYFKGLPRSKEALLNLTEMNLLGAQLTELPVEIGNLVHLKKLYLLGNQLTHLPSEIGQLVNLEELYLPGNQLSSLPKEIGALHNLKLLLLQENRLTTLPKQIGELQNLSTLELGGNQLTSLPEEIGKLTNLSKLTVWKNKLTSLPKEIVHLVNLTGLDCIYNKLELTKEHIEWLETLLTKECSVSV
- the tig gene encoding trigger factor, which produces MKVTVEKVDDINYIISGSVQNSVIEEKVAKLKEEAEKAPKDEKSTDENIEQNAAGQVFQDFINAGIKEGNLDVENILGQPGLKKYEQQEDSIYFEVEVAVSPEINVDDIDFDEIAPSYTKPTASPEAVEAKLAEFAQQQAPFTKLETPKPIEVGDVAVIDFTGYIDDKPFEGGSAEKFNIKVGSNKFIPGFEEQLVGMEYGEEKDVIVTFPKDYSADDLAGKEAKFVVKLHEIQEQKPVTIDDAFAQKVLNNNTATVETLKKQFGEQVTAEELSQIYMRDLKPKIVEALLAKFDFTLPNNVVETEIDAKVREKSRGFTEEQHKEYVEDKEKFKELRESVREEARQSIKLALIVEALAKREGIDVHEQEVIAALGYQATMTGQDPQALLKYYQDNNLMTAAKMGLTEDKLFGHILGFHKA